One window from the genome of Eucalyptus grandis isolate ANBG69807.140 chromosome 7, ASM1654582v1, whole genome shotgun sequence encodes:
- the LOC120295636 gene encoding uncharacterized protein LOC120295636 isoform X2, whose amino-acid sequence MAFTSVKQSDSRSIRSISNPLCITNFSVRFNAITSVCRAEDVETDFANPSINRPEEFLHTQATKASMSRDARASCTTNSAFGSCWRKMKVFLAFQMCHRRAEINSRSDRFH is encoded by the exons ATGGCATTCACCAGTGTTAAGCAGTCCGATTCTAGGTCTATTCGATCCATCTCCAATCCTTTATGTATCACGAATTTCAGTGTGAGATTCAACGCTATCACCTCTGTTTGCAGGGCCGAAGATGTAGAGACAGATTTCGCAAATCCATCGATTAATAGGCCTGAAGAATTTCTGCACACACAAGCAACGAAAGCTTCGATGTCAAGAG ATGCGAGGGCCTCTTGCACCACAAATTCGGCATTTGGTAGCTGCTGGCGAAAGATGAAAGTATTCCTAGCTTTCCAAATGTGCCATAGGAGAGCGGAAATTAATTCCAGATCCG
- the LOC120295636 gene encoding uncharacterized protein LOC120295636 isoform X1, translating to MAFTSVKQSDSRSIRSISNPLCITNFSVRFNAITSVCRAEDVETDFANPSINRPEEFLHTQATKASMSRDARASCTTNSAFGSCWRKMKVFLAFQMCHRRAEINSRSGHSVLPYQSGL from the exons ATGGCATTCACCAGTGTTAAGCAGTCCGATTCTAGGTCTATTCGATCCATCTCCAATCCTTTATGTATCACGAATTTCAGTGTGAGATTCAACGCTATCACCTCTGTTTGCAGGGCCGAAGATGTAGAGACAGATTTCGCAAATCCATCGATTAATAGGCCTGAAGAATTTCTGCACACACAAGCAACGAAAGCTTCGATGTCAAGAG ATGCGAGGGCCTCTTGCACCACAAATTCGGCATTTGGTAGCTGCTGGCGAAAGATGAAAGTATTCCTAGCTTTCCAAATGTGCCATAGGAGAGCGGAAATTAATTCCAGATCCG